CATTAGATGCATAGTTTTTATTCCCGAGACCTCGAGCCCATCTCTTCCTGCATCTTCTATTATTTCGGGATCGAGTATATGAATTTCACCATATTGCCATTCCTTGAAGCTTTTCGCCATCCTTGTGACCAAGGTTTTGTCGCCAACTCTCACTCCATGTTTACGGTAGTGAATGCCGAATTGGTTTATTTTCAATTTATTATTGCTATTAGTAGAAACAAACCAGCCTACTGCGAGAGCGGGAGCACTTACGTCTTCAACTTTTAATTTACCATTGGTCATCATTGGCCTAAACTCTTTAAATATAAGATCATCGAATATTCCATTTGAACTTTGTGGGTCTCGTTTTATCTCATCTCCATTGACAAAAATTTTTGAACTTGAAATGATAATGTCATAGGCTGAGAGTCTGCTCTTTATTTTTTCTGCAAGGATAAAATCGTCATTAAACTCAAGTGGCATCGTACCTTCGAGGTATCTTGATATGCTGTCTGCTGAGAACATATTGAAAAGAGGAGGATATATTCCAGATAGCGTAATTTTTGTATATGCTCTAGAATCATCCTCTGGCGTTTGAGGTAGCTCTTCAATCTCCCCCGGAACTGCTTCTGTCAGTGCGTCTATTATTGATCGATTACGATCTATTCTAACCAACGGCTCACAAGAAATGGAAACGTGTAGCTTGGACCCATCTTTTTTTTTCGTTACTACATCAATATTTTTACATATAGCCGCACCACTCCATATGCCAATCCCTCTCCATCCTATGTTATTCTTCCCTTTGAATGAAATCCCCACACGAAGGGCGCCCTCCAACTCTTCAAAGGTCATGCCAACTCCGTTGTCCAGTATACTTACCGATGCGCCATCATTTAGAGCATCTATCCATATTTTTTTCGCTGACCCATCGATGGCATTTTGCACATACTCTCTAATGCAATTTAGATTGTTGGCATAAAGTCCTGAGGTAATCACTTCCATAATAGATGAACCTATATCTGCCCCATCAAACTTCATTTTTTCAACCCGTTTACAGTAGGTAATAGGGGGGTTTTTACTATATAAAGGGGTTCTTGATTATGTGCAGACGTCCATTCTCATGAATGTCCGCCACAGTGAGCGATAAAAGTGCTCACAAAGTAGGCGCACTGTAAATCTTCAACACAAATATTCGGATATTTCTGACCGGAAATCATGCAATAATACAAAAAATCAAAAACAAAGACTCCCCTCCATATATCATGAAGACTCTCTACACGGAAGGTCTCGACAGCGAAGGGTTCGTAAAACTATGTGAGGATATCTTCTCAGCTTTCTACAAATCAAAAACAAAACGTTCATTCCTTTTCGACGACGGCAACACCGACTTTGTTGTCCTAAGCAATAACAACATCGCCGTCGACTGCAAACATCCCGCCAAAGCCCCGGTGGGAAAGCCCGCCGTGGAGAAGTTCTCTCTCGCCATGAAAAAGAAAAAGGTGAAGGAAGGCATCATCGTAACATCCGGTCGCTTCGCGTCCACCGCTCAGAAATACATCGACGAGAACAATCTCCCCGTCACTCTGATGGATCTTGAAAGACTCGCTGCGATCGCGTTCAAGGCTGGCATAAAATTAGTTTACAAGAAAGAAGAGCCCGAAGCCTTCACTATAATATCCAACAGCGACAGGGAGTTCAAGGAACACCTCGCCAAAAAACTGAAACAGGATCTCCAGTGTTCAGAAGAGATAGGTCTGAACCTATCGATCAAGAGAAGGGACATATCGCTCGT
This genomic interval from Candidatus Methanoplasma cognatum contains the following:
- a CDS encoding ATP-binding protein, whose amino-acid sequence is MKFDGADIGSSIMEVITSGLYANNLNCIREYVQNAIDGSAKKIWIDALNDGASVSILDNGVGMTFEELEGALRVGISFKGKNNIGWRGIGIWSGAAICKNIDVVTKKKDGSKLHVSISCEPLVRIDRNRSIIDALTEAVPGEIEELPQTPEDDSRAYTKITLSGIYPPLFNMFSADSISRYLEGTMPLEFNDDFILAEKIKSRLSAYDIIISSSKIFVNGDEIKRDPQSSNGIFDDLIFKEFRPMMTNGKLKVEDVSAPALAVGWFVSTNSNNKLKINQFGIHYRKHGVRVGDKTLVTRMAKSFKEWQYGEIHILDPEIIEDAGRDGLEVSGIKTMHLMDSVGEFINKGLNPLAYLTSGLLQKNNIDKIEILLEEGHDDSAKEKARSIRKKWKDIKNLPGDYENDIRPVLDEVIAEKKRQEDLLDGLVVKSSEKALSVAMDPRPDKFFGTLKWAGLDNTDNVQNGIIRVAEELKHLSKGRAYSRYPLASACLLRTAYSLCIEGMLESAGLWDDASFRKNIRGAESRLKSAILDNNGPFRGKINSNHRDAYRQLLQVDMLSALSSVVHIPGTCAISSERLEGIATDYRGCCFIQETIKYLAKNNNGKGSP